From Deinococcus aquaticus, one genomic window encodes:
- a CDS encoding alpha/beta hydrolase: MKVSVLCLSLLTLALTGPAASAAASAAGQTTPRGSALLGTMPPAPNRPAVPATPPRTTTETMPGAWARPGEWVPVGGAHASYLQVPAGCPERACALVVVSHPRAQSAERLRDSPQAGTLVAALLRANYAVLLSGDGGPATWGSPGALSTVGVAHATATRRFNWSGRTYALGLSMGGLMSLRSALPGSPYPVSGVALIDAWADLDRAWGSDLTRRAEIDAAYRLGTRPLPDLNPLVRVMAAPPMPLFVVNSLDDTTVKASLNTDRLLGRAQQGVSEFIPLTGPHLGGNRFSPAVAQRLVGFFDRLAALPLPEAGSQAGAERP, encoded by the coding sequence GTGAAAGTCTCCGTTCTGTGCCTGTCCCTGCTTACCCTCGCCCTGACCGGGCCGGCTGCGTCTGCGGCGGCCAGCGCGGCAGGTCAGACCACCCCGCGCGGCAGCGCCCTGCTGGGCACCATGCCGCCCGCGCCCAACCGGCCGGCCGTTCCCGCCACGCCGCCACGCACCACCACGGAAACCATGCCCGGCGCGTGGGCGCGGCCCGGCGAGTGGGTACCGGTGGGCGGCGCGCACGCCTCTTACCTGCAGGTGCCGGCCGGGTGCCCCGAGCGGGCCTGCGCGCTGGTCGTGGTGTCGCACCCGCGCGCGCAGTCGGCCGAGCGGCTGCGGGACAGTCCGCAGGCAGGAACGCTGGTGGCGGCGCTGCTGCGCGCCAACTACGCCGTGCTGCTGTCCGGTGACGGCGGCCCGGCCACCTGGGGCAGCCCCGGCGCGCTGAGTACCGTGGGCGTGGCGCACGCGACCGCCACGCGCCGCTTCAACTGGAGTGGCCGCACGTACGCGCTGGGCCTGAGCATGGGTGGGCTGATGTCGCTGCGCAGCGCCCTGCCCGGCTCGCCGTACCCGGTGTCCGGCGTGGCCCTGATCGACGCCTGGGCCGACCTGGACCGCGCGTGGGGCTCTGACCTGACGCGCCGCGCCGAGATCGACGCGGCGTACCGGCTGGGAACGCGGCCGCTGCCGGACCTGAACCCCCTGGTGCGGGTGATGGCCGCGCCGCCCATGCCGCTGTTCGTGGTGAACAGCCTGGACGACACGACCGTGAAGGCCAGCCTGAACACGGACCGGCTGCTGGGCCGCGCGCAGCAGGGCGTCAGCGAGTTCATTCCGCTGACCGGGCCGCACCTGGGCGGGAACCGGTTCTCGCCCGCCGTGGCGCAGCGGCTGGTAGGGTTCTTCGACCGGCTGGCCGCACTGCCGCTGCCGGAGGCGGGGTCGCAGGCCGGTGCCGAGCGTCCCTGA
- a CDS encoding serine/threonine-protein kinase: MQEFQITQPLTNRSPLAEQPGVYSESAEWDGQPVFVKTLAADDPDSQARFQHEGRVAASLHHPLVVSPLAITPTQLIFPFVTGGTLRERLERSPLGEEEATEVASGVLSAVAYLHARGVTHHDLKPENVMLLDGEPRWNNVRLIDFGMSHSQALPLDIHSGTRMGTPHFMAPEQFLGVRGDPRSDLYSVGVLLFDCLAGHPPYEDALGWLAGIRDRRAELPGPEPLHPLMRSALSRDRAQRPLSAAEMQQHLCSARLELGLPPLPVPAAPAALVTAHPVTADLIMEPPA; encoded by the coding sequence ATGCAGGAATTCCAGATCACTCAACCCCTGACCAACCGGTCCCCGCTGGCCGAACAACCCGGCGTGTACAGCGAATCGGCCGAATGGGACGGCCAGCCCGTGTTCGTCAAGACCCTGGCCGCCGACGACCCCGACTCGCAGGCCCGCTTCCAGCATGAGGGCCGCGTGGCCGCCAGTCTGCACCACCCGCTGGTCGTGTCTCCGCTGGCCATCACGCCCACGCAACTGATCTTTCCGTTCGTGACCGGCGGCACCCTGCGCGAACGCCTGGAACGCAGTCCACTGGGTGAGGAGGAAGCCACCGAGGTCGCCAGTGGCGTCCTGAGCGCCGTGGCGTACCTGCACGCCCGGGGCGTGACGCACCACGACCTGAAACCCGAGAACGTGATGCTGCTGGACGGCGAGCCCCGCTGGAACAACGTGCGGCTGATCGACTTCGGCATGAGCCACTCGCAGGCGCTGCCGCTGGACATTCACAGCGGCACCCGCATGGGCACCCCGCACTTCATGGCGCCCGAGCAGTTCCTGGGCGTGCGCGGCGACCCGCGCAGCGACCTGTACTCAGTGGGCGTGCTGCTGTTCGACTGCCTGGCCGGACACCCCCCATACGAGGACGCGCTCGGCTGGCTGGCCGGCATCCGCGACCGCCGCGCCGAACTGCCCGGCCCGGAACCCCTACACCCCCTGATGCGCTCGGCCCTGTCCCGCGACCGCGCCCAGCGCCCCCTGAGTGCCGCCGAGATGCAGCAGCATCTGTGCTCGGCGCGGCTGGAACTGGGCCTGCCGCCCCTGCCGGTCCCGGCGGCTCCCGCCGCGCTGGTCACGGCCCACCCGGTCACGGCCGACCTGATCATGGAACCGCCCGCGTGA
- the holA gene encoding DNA polymerase III subunit delta, giving the protein MSLIAFTGNHFLADETLRDTLRARGLNARDLPRLAGDDVTPDTLSPHLSPGLFGDGGVIVDLAGVKPDKALLELLASAAVTVAVLDESPPATRVKVYEARGEIVPSPAPSRPGDVTAWVVQRCKKARLNLDRDASAYLAEVFGADLAGIAGELNKLALLDGPFTRETVQRVVGREPPGDSFAMLGAATAGRPGEAVTQLRRLLASGEDPFKMMGAVVWQYSLVARCVALQQQDGRVTEAVAAQKLGVKPYPAKKALEVARRLNEAKIRTHLERILAADLAMKRGLDAGVALERLIVQLSV; this is encoded by the coding sequence GTGAGCCTGATCGCATTTACCGGCAATCACTTCCTGGCGGACGAGACCCTGCGCGACACCCTGCGCGCGCGCGGTCTGAACGCCCGCGACCTGCCCAGGCTGGCCGGGGACGACGTAACGCCCGACACCCTGAGCCCCCACCTGAGCCCCGGTCTGTTCGGTGACGGGGGCGTGATCGTGGACCTCGCCGGCGTGAAACCCGACAAGGCCCTGCTGGAACTGCTGGCCTCGGCTGCCGTCACGGTCGCCGTGCTGGATGAGAGCCCGCCAGCCACGCGCGTCAAGGTGTACGAGGCGCGCGGCGAGATTGTGCCCTCCCCCGCCCCCAGCCGACCCGGCGACGTGACCGCCTGGGTCGTGCAACGCTGCAAGAAAGCCAGGCTGAACCTCGACCGGGACGCCAGCGCCTACCTCGCCGAGGTGTTCGGCGCGGACCTCGCGGGCATCGCCGGGGAACTGAACAAACTCGCTCTGCTGGACGGCCCTTTCACCCGCGAGACCGTGCAGCGCGTCGTGGGCCGCGAACCGCCGGGCGACAGTTTCGCCATGCTGGGCGCCGCCACCGCCGGCCGCCCCGGCGAGGCCGTCACGCAACTGCGCCGCCTGCTGGCGTCCGGCGAGGACCCCTTCAAGATGATGGGAGCCGTCGTCTGGCAGTACAGCCTCGTGGCCCGCTGCGTCGCCCTGCAACAGCAGGACGGCCGCGTGACCGAAGCCGTCGCCGCGCAGAAACTCGGCGTGAAACCCTACCCCGCCAAGAAAGCCCTGGAAGTTGCCCGCCGCCTGAATGAAGCCAAGATCCGCACGCACCTGGAACGCATCCTGGCCGCCGACCTCGCCATGAAACGCGGCCTGGACGCCGGAGTGGCCCTGGAACGCCTGATCGTGCAACTGAGCGTCTGA
- a CDS encoding shikimate dehydrogenase, translating into MPASDTPLALIGYPAPAARALRDLGLIAVNVPVGDTRAVMDACRALHFTGALVHDSQQIHLLDAVTPDTTARRVGRVDAISFAGEPHGTFALSDALTDTLEASGYATRGAAALLVGTDAHDLALALPLARLGFTDIGVAAENLPEAERAVRDLPAGLRAFPLSRRDPACQSFAERADLIVLTGGPLPTSLIQPYHTLIDLTGRINPERSGASSIDLSRLPLRRLARQLAHATDQRFHPDELEPVLPALSS; encoded by the coding sequence ATGCCTGCGTCCGACACGCCCCTCGCCCTGATCGGCTACCCCGCCCCGGCCGCCCGCGCCCTGCGTGACCTCGGCCTGATCGCCGTGAACGTCCCCGTAGGCGACACCCGCGCCGTCATGGATGCCTGCCGCGCCCTGCACTTCACGGGCGCGCTCGTGCACGACAGCCAGCAGATCCACCTGCTGGACGCTGTCACGCCCGACACCACCGCCCGCCGCGTGGGCCGCGTGGACGCCATCTCGTTCGCGGGCGAACCGCACGGCACCTTCGCCCTCAGCGACGCCCTGACCGACACCCTGGAAGCCAGCGGGTACGCCACGCGCGGAGCCGCCGCCCTGCTCGTCGGCACGGACGCCCACGACCTCGCCCTGGCCCTCCCGCTGGCCCGCCTGGGCTTCACCGACATCGGCGTCGCCGCCGAGAACCTCCCGGAAGCCGAACGCGCCGTGCGTGACCTCCCGGCTGGCCTGCGCGCCTTCCCGCTCAGCCGCCGCGATCCCGCCTGCCAGAGCTTCGCGGAACGCGCCGACCTGATCGTTCTGACCGGCGGTCCCCTCCCCACTAGCCTGATTCAGCCGTACCACACCCTGATTGACCTGACCGGCCGCATCAACCCCGAACGCAGCGGCGCCAGCAGCATCGACCTGAGTCGCCTGCCCCTGCGCCGCCTCGCCCGGCAACTCGCGCACGCCACCGACCAACGCTTCCACCCGGACGAACTCGAACCCGTCTTGCCTGCCCTCAGCAGCTGA
- a CDS encoding tryptophan-rich sensory protein: protein MTGLPRQVTLLLVTLLTLVMNYLSNALPLFGNSNKEVSDALPNAFTPAGLTFAVWGPIFLGLLAFAVYQALPAQRGARYDRLFWPFLLGNLLNSAWLLAFQSLNFALSVPVMLALLGSLVWLYLTVRDLRPQGAEVWTLQLPSSLYLAWISVATIANITAFLVSAGVTGGALGISAPVWSALLVVIAAVIGVFFLVRFHDYAFAAVLLWAFYGVYVARPDAATVVTGVAVAAVIVVLGALLSLRRPARAVNP, encoded by the coding sequence ATGACCGGACTTCCCAGGCAAGTCACTCTGCTGCTCGTCACGCTGCTCACGCTCGTGATGAACTACCTCAGTAACGCCCTTCCACTCTTCGGCAACTCGAACAAGGAGGTCAGTGACGCCCTCCCGAACGCCTTCACGCCCGCCGGCCTCACGTTCGCGGTGTGGGGCCCCATCTTCCTGGGCCTGCTGGCCTTCGCGGTGTATCAGGCCCTGCCCGCCCAGCGGGGCGCGCGGTACGACCGGCTGTTCTGGCCGTTCCTGCTGGGCAACCTGCTGAACAGCGCGTGGCTGCTGGCCTTCCAGAGCCTGAACTTCGCGCTGAGCGTTCCGGTCATGCTGGCCCTGCTGGGCAGTCTCGTGTGGCTGTACCTGACGGTGCGTGACCTGCGCCCCCAGGGCGCGGAAGTCTGGACCCTGCAATTGCCGTCCAGCCTCTACCTCGCGTGGATCAGTGTCGCCACCATCGCCAACATCACGGCGTTCCTCGTCAGTGCGGGCGTCACGGGCGGCGCGCTGGGCATCAGCGCCCCCGTCTGGAGCGCCCTGCTGGTCGTGATCGCTGCCGTGATCGGTGTGTTCTTCCTCGTCCGTTTCCACGATTACGCCTTCGCGGCCGTGCTGCTGTGGGCCTTCTACGGCGTGTACGTCGCCCGGCCGGACGCCGCCACTGTCGTCACGGGCGTCGCGGTGGCTGCCGTGATCGTCGTCCTCGGAGCCCTGCTGAGCCTGCGCCGTCCCGCCAGAGCGGTCAATCCCTGA
- a CDS encoding transposase, with product MPRIPSLPHSIITAQLNRVTSLSGLIPYSTLCKSAISKEMARDSFASTEDFKRRARNAPEGAFLAIDFVMVPHAGRTMEGVNYHYSGQAQTRLGHQFTSAALVRFGEDPVPLLERFKVSQALHTERYPYRTATQEMIHVVQDCLAAGVPMAGLLLDGEFGRDAAVTFSREHQIPVLIRAKANMTVQFEGEGLTLGALSRQFPPERCHLYAEFGWRVRRLSVTREVGGFDVLIVWRKVHGEWTRFFLFSTFGGDVTVRSLLRAWKARWGIEVIHRFFKQNLGLGRCHCRTIQAQENWVWCVVEAFHAVLRVRREVPGMTWRAAQRQAAQNAEKYVLTGMEQDGPLLDAA from the coding sequence ATGCCTCGCATCCCCAGCCTACCGCACAGCATCATCACCGCTCAGCTGAACCGGGTCACCAGCCTCAGTGGCCTCATCCCCTACAGCACCCTGTGTAAAAGTGCCATCTCCAAAGAGATGGCGCGGGACTCCTTCGCCTCCACGGAGGACTTCAAGCGTCGAGCCAGGAACGCGCCGGAGGGCGCGTTCCTGGCCATTGATTTCGTCATGGTGCCCCACGCCGGACGGACGATGGAAGGCGTGAACTACCACTACAGCGGTCAGGCCCAGACCCGTCTGGGCCATCAGTTCACCTCCGCGGCCCTGGTCAGGTTCGGTGAAGATCCAGTTCCGTTGCTGGAGCGCTTCAAGGTTTCCCAGGCCCTGCATACAGAGCGCTATCCTTACCGTACAGCGACTCAGGAAATGATCCACGTCGTCCAGGATTGCCTCGCGGCGGGCGTCCCCATGGCGGGTCTCCTCCTGGATGGGGAGTTCGGGCGGGACGCGGCTGTGACCTTCAGTCGCGAGCATCAGATTCCGGTATTGATCCGTGCCAAAGCCAATATGACCGTGCAGTTCGAGGGTGAGGGACTCACCCTCGGTGCGCTGAGTCGGCAGTTCCCTCCAGAACGCTGCCACCTGTACGCGGAGTTCGGGTGGCGTGTCCGTCGATTGTCGGTCACCCGTGAGGTCGGTGGGTTCGATGTCCTGATCGTGTGGCGCAAGGTGCACGGGGAGTGGACACGGTTTTTCCTGTTCAGCACGTTTGGTGGTGACGTCACGGTTCGCTCACTGCTGCGGGCCTGGAAGGCCCGCTGGGGAATTGAGGTGATTCACCGGTTCTTCAAGCAGAACCTGGGACTGGGACGCTGTCATTGCCGGACGATCCAGGCGCAGGAGAACTGGGTGTGGTGCGTGGTGGAGGCCTTTCACGCGGTGTTACGGGTGCGTAGGGAAGTACCGGGAATGACGTGGCGGGCCGCACAACGGCAGGCAGCTCAGAATGCCGAAAAGTACGTCCTGACCGGGATGGAGCAGGACGGCCCCCTGCTTGACGCCGCGTGA
- the argJ gene encoding bifunctional glutamate N-acetyltransferase/amino-acid acetyltransferase ArgJ produces MSGLTFPTGFTAAAMAAGIKPSGKTDLSGVTSAHDCTWAFAGTRSTTAAACVTRNRDLYAHGAPVRALLVNAGNANAATGRRGANDNADMADALGSVLNVDPEAVLTASTGIIGHLLPMDKVLSGIEHLPDELDSAADPFAAAIMTTDTHPKTASVTLSSGARIVGTAKGSGMIHPDMATMFAFAFTDAAIDQTALREAFPAIVNRTFNAVTVDGDTSTNDMAVVLCNGEAGPADLTEFLTALEGVMRDLARQIAADGEGATKLLTVQVSGARTEAEALAAARTCCVSPLLKSAVHGNDPNWGRVIMAVGRSGAQADIERLTVSVQGHPVFGGKPLPYDDAQVSASMKAEEVVFTIDLGVGDARGEAWGCDLSAEYVSINADYTT; encoded by the coding sequence ATGAGTGGCCTGACGTTCCCCACCGGCTTCACCGCCGCCGCCATGGCGGCCGGTATCAAACCCAGCGGCAAGACCGACCTGAGCGGCGTGACCAGCGCCCATGACTGCACCTGGGCCTTCGCGGGCACGCGCAGCACCACCGCCGCCGCCTGCGTCACCCGCAACCGCGACCTGTACGCGCACGGAGCCCCCGTGCGCGCCCTGCTGGTCAACGCCGGCAACGCGAACGCCGCCACCGGCCGGCGCGGCGCGAACGACAACGCCGACATGGCCGACGCGCTGGGCAGCGTCCTGAACGTGGACCCGGAGGCCGTCCTGACCGCCAGCACCGGCATCATCGGGCACCTGCTGCCCATGGATAAGGTCCTCAGCGGCATCGAGCACCTGCCGGACGAACTGGACAGCGCCGCCGACCCCTTCGCCGCCGCGATCATGACCACCGACACGCACCCCAAGACCGCCAGCGTCACCCTGAGCAGCGGCGCGCGCATCGTCGGGACCGCCAAGGGCAGCGGCATGATCCACCCGGACATGGCCACCATGTTCGCCTTCGCCTTCACCGACGCGGCCATCGACCAGACGGCGCTGCGTGAGGCGTTCCCGGCCATCGTGAACCGCACCTTCAACGCCGTCACCGTCGACGGTGACACCAGCACCAACGACATGGCCGTCGTCCTGTGCAACGGCGAGGCCGGACCCGCCGACCTGACCGAATTCCTGACCGCCCTGGAAGGCGTCATGCGCGACCTGGCCCGCCAGATCGCCGCCGACGGCGAGGGCGCCACGAAACTCCTGACCGTGCAGGTCAGCGGCGCCCGCACCGAAGCCGAGGCGCTGGCCGCCGCCCGCACCTGCTGCGTCAGCCCTCTGCTGAAAAGCGCCGTGCACGGCAACGACCCCAACTGGGGCCGCGTGATCATGGCCGTCGGCCGCAGCGGCGCGCAGGCGGACATCGAACGCCTGACCGTCAGCGTGCAGGGCCACCCCGTCTTCGGCGGCAAGCCGCTGCCGTACGACGACGCGCAGGTCAGCGCCAGCATGAAAGCCGAAGAGGTCGTCTTCACCATCGACCTCGGCGTCGGCGACGCGCGCGGCGAGGCCTGGGGCTGCGACCTGAGCGCCGAGTACGTCAGCATCAACGCCGACTACACCACCTGA
- a CDS encoding GMC family oxidoreductase has product MKLNSLESRGRADVVIVGAGSGGCVAARRLLDAGARVLLLEAGGPDTNPLIRAPGAFPKLFRSAVDWNLTTAPQEHAGGRAFYWPRGKVLGGSSAINATIWIRGSRRDFDGWGEGWTWEDVLPEFRAQESFRGEPSAARGTDGPMPAGARAGSHALSEAFVRAAALGLGVPLVSSFNDGQLEGAALLESNHRRGERHSAFRAFLKPVLNHPNLTVLTSAHVLRVLWTGSGDTRRASGVRLRHQGRTLDAPAGAVLLAAGAVQTPQLLMLSGVGPRAELDRHGIETHVNLPGVGGGLQDHLAVPVITRSRLTSLDRVPQAEALARYLWNRSGPLSSNVAEASAFSHARPGLDPHADDPDIQFHFGPAYFRNHGDTTEPGDHFSVGPVLVDPHSRGRITLASADPQAAPVIDPAYLSDERDMQSLIAGVRQAREVASASPLSGLRGAEVLPGEGVRTDAGLRRHVQQECATLYHPVGTAALGDGDGAVVSRTLAVHGTRGLWVGDASVMPRIIHANTNSTSMMIGGRAAQFVLLGLQQA; this is encoded by the coding sequence ATGAAGCTGAATTCCCTGGAATCGCGTGGGCGCGCGGATGTCGTGATCGTTGGGGCCGGGTCGGGCGGGTGCGTCGCGGCGCGGCGACTGCTGGACGCAGGGGCGCGGGTGCTGCTGCTGGAGGCGGGCGGGCCGGACACCAACCCCCTGATCCGCGCGCCGGGCGCGTTCCCGAAGCTGTTCCGCAGCGCCGTGGACTGGAACCTGACGACCGCGCCGCAGGAGCACGCGGGCGGCCGGGCATTCTACTGGCCGCGCGGGAAGGTGCTGGGTGGCAGCAGTGCCATCAACGCGACCATCTGGATTCGCGGTTCAAGGCGGGATTTCGACGGCTGGGGCGAAGGCTGGACCTGGGAGGACGTGCTGCCGGAGTTCCGGGCGCAGGAGTCGTTCCGGGGTGAGCCGTCGGCGGCGCGCGGCACGGACGGCCCGATGCCGGCCGGCGCGCGGGCAGGGTCGCACGCGCTGAGCGAGGCGTTCGTGCGGGCGGCGGCGCTGGGGCTGGGCGTGCCGCTGGTCAGCTCCTTCAACGACGGACAGCTGGAGGGCGCGGCCCTGCTGGAAAGCAACCACCGGCGCGGCGAACGCCACAGCGCGTTCCGGGCGTTCCTGAAACCCGTTCTGAACCACCCGAACCTGACGGTCCTGACCAGCGCGCACGTGCTGCGCGTCCTGTGGACAGGCAGCGGCGACACGCGGCGCGCGTCGGGCGTGCGGCTGCGGCATCAGGGGCGCACGCTGGACGCCCCGGCGGGCGCGGTCCTGCTCGCGGCGGGCGCGGTGCAGACTCCGCAATTGCTGATGCTCTCGGGCGTCGGGCCGCGCGCCGAACTGGACCGGCACGGCATCGAGACGCACGTGAACCTGCCCGGCGTGGGCGGCGGCCTGCAGGATCACCTGGCGGTACCGGTCATCACCCGCTCGCGGCTGACGTCACTGGACCGCGTGCCGCAGGCCGAGGCGCTGGCCCGGTACCTCTGGAACCGCAGCGGCCCGCTGAGCAGCAACGTGGCTGAGGCGAGTGCCTTCTCGCACGCCCGACCCGGCCTGGACCCGCACGCGGACGACCCGGACATCCAGTTTCATTTCGGCCCGGCATACTTCCGGAATCACGGGGACACGACCGAGCCCGGCGATCACTTCTCGGTCGGGCCGGTGCTGGTCGACCCGCACAGTCGCGGGCGCATCACGCTGGCGTCCGCCGATCCGCAGGCCGCGCCTGTCATCGACCCGGCGTACCTGTCGGACGAGCGGGACATGCAGAGCCTGATCGCGGGGGTGCGGCAGGCGCGCGAGGTGGCCTCCGCCTCTCCCCTGTCGGGCCTGCGCGGCGCCGAAGTCCTGCCCGGCGAGGGCGTGCGCACCGACGCGGGCCTGCGCCGCCACGTGCAGCAGGAGTGCGCCACGCTGTACCACCCGGTCGGGACGGCCGCGCTGGGCGACGGCGACGGGGCGGTGGTCAGCCGGACGCTGGCCGTGCACGGCACGCGGGGCCTGTGGGTCGGGGACGCCAGCGTCATGCCGCGCATCATTCACGCGAACACCAACTCCACGAGCATGA